The following proteins come from a genomic window of Scomber japonicus isolate fScoJap1 chromosome 4, fScoJap1.pri, whole genome shotgun sequence:
- the tnnc1a gene encoding troponin C type 1a (slow), translating into MNDIYKAAVEQLTDEQKNEFKAAFDIFVQDAEDGCISTKELGKVMRMLGQNPTPEELQEMIDEVDEDGSGTVDFDEFLVMMVRCMKDDSKGKSEEELAELFRMFDKNADGYIDLDELKMMLESTGEAITEDDIEELMKDGDKNNDGKIDYDEFLEFMKGVE; encoded by the exons GTTGAGCAACTGACAGATGAACAGAAAAATG AGTTCAAGGCCGCCTTTGACATCTTCGTACAAGATGCGGAGGATGGCTGCATCAGCACCAAGGAGCTGGGGAAGGTGATGAGGATGCTGGGTCAGAACCCCACACCAGAAGAGCTGCAGGAGATGATTGATGAGGTGGATGAAGACG GGAGTGGCACGGTGGACTTTGATGAGTTCTTAGTCATGATGGTGAGGTGCATGAAGGACGACAGCAAGGGGAAGTCAGAGGAAGAACTGGCAGAGCTGTTTCGCATGTTCGACAA GAATGCAGATGGTTACATTGACCTGGACGAGCTGAAAATGATGCTTGAATCTACAGGAGAAGCAATTACTGAGGACGACATTGAGGAGCTGATGAAAGATGGGGACAAGAACAATGACGGCAAAATTGACTACGATG AGTTCTTGGAGTTCATGAAAGGAGTGGAGTAA